In Orcinus orca chromosome 15, mOrcOrc1.1, whole genome shotgun sequence, the DNA window cattcgttcacttacaaatatttattgagtgttttgaAAGTGCCAGGATCTCAGTGAAGCTCTGGTTATTTTCACACTGAAGTAATGACTTCTTTTTTCAAGTAAGAGCGCAGGTTTCGCACTAGTAAGACCTGAATCCTCCACTTACTGGGTCATCTTAAGTAAgcccttattattattataacttctGTTGTTGAGATGAGAAGAGTAAGGCACAGAGCCAGTGGCTGTGGATGGAAATACTTTGTAAAATCATGCTTTCTATATGAATACTATTACTACCTCAAGAATGTTGAGGACTATGTCTAGTAGTAGTTCTATTTACATAATAGACTATTAAATCACACAATCTAAGCTTATTAAGATCagcctcgggacttccctggtggcgcagtggttaagaatccgcctgccaatgcaggggacacaggtttgagccctggtccaggaagatcccacatgccgtggagcaactaagcctgtgcaccacaactactgagcctgtgctctagagcccatgagccacaactactgagccccgtgccacaactactgaagcctgcgctcctagaacctgtgctccgcaacaagagaagacactgcaatgagaggatcgtgcaccacaatgaagagcagcccccgttcgctgcaactagagaaagcccgcgtgcagcaacgaagacccaacacggccaaaaacaaaagtaattaattaatttaaaaatatatatatatatgctaaaaaaaaagaaaacattatttcaaaaaaaaaaaagatcagcctCAACACAAGTGACCATGAGACAGTTTCTCAGTGCAGCTCTTCCCTGCCTCAATATATGTCTTGGAAATACCATCAGAATCAAAACGAAGCAGATCCGAAGTGATTTGGCAGAAGGATACTAGAAGTGTGTTTGGGGTGTGAACGAATGggtgtgtttatatataaaaaattgttTCAATGCACCTTGCAGGAAGCCAACCTCATCTCTTACCAGCCTCACTTCTGCAGTTGGTTTTGTTCCCAGTGCACAGTACTTCCTTTCAGACGCTCATTCTGAATGAACATGATGACGATGCATATTTACTCCCGGACGTTGCTAaccagcacagcaaaaataaatctgAATACTTTATTCACATTTTGTAATAATCAGGGTGTAAATTGACAATGGCTCATTTAGGAGGTTGCGCTCATTGTACTTTACTCAAGTTCCCTTTTTATGTGTGATCTGTTTATTCAGTTCTTATTTATGGAAGTGGATATTACGTCCGAGTGTTACGGGTGAtacagagattctgattctgttaCTCGCCATAAGTGTTATACTGCCCAGCCCTTTGGATGCGAGTAGTAAAGGTTAGGTTTCTCCTTTGGCCAGAATCCCAACACAACTGTGCTCTCTGTCTATGCTGGAGCCACTGCAGCTGATGTCCTAACAGCTCACTGAGGAGGTcaaagatggttttctaaaaaaTGCCTCCTCTGACAGTGACGCTCGCATCTCAGAGCTACCATTGTTTGCCTTCCTGTCAACCACTCACATAGCTAAGAACTcaagcaaacacatgaaaaagaaaagcctctatttaaagttttattgaaaatattcaaGATTTCCTGCTTCTTTTAGGGACAGTGAAAGAAATCCAGTGTTTTATCCATGTCAGGTCCCTACCAGATTATAAACAGTTGAGAGGAGGGTCCACTTGCTGAAAGGTGCCTTGAGAGAAAAACTCCCACTTCCCGGATTCGAAGAGGAAGCCCCCTCATCCCTAAAGTCTCCCTTGCGGTTTCGCAGCCAGTGGGGGCATCACAGCCTCCCACTCCAGGCTCTTTCTAGCTTCCACAGCCGCTGCCTCACCCAGTTTATCTGGCAGCAGGATTGGCTGCTCTACCCAACTCCAGAGCTTTTCCCTTTGCTTTAAAATTGCCCTTGAATTCAGCTCCCTTCcactcccttttccccacacagTATTTTTACACCTTTGATGCCCAAACCTTGAAGGTAAGTACAAAGACAGGCATCTGTAAACACAGAACGATGCCCACATTCATGGGAATAACAGCAATCTCAAAAAACAATCATGGCAAATTTTAATCAGTGACTCTGAGAAACTTCCCAAGCAAGAAAGATTTGTGTCCCAGTCTTGCTCTACCctcatttcatgtctttttttttttaattttacatttttatttatttattggccgccCCGAgaagcatgagggatcttagttccctgaccagggatcgaacccatgccccctgcagtggaagagtggagtcttacccactggaccaccagagaggtCCCCCTCATTTCAGGTCTTAGTTCCAGCTCTAAGTGTTTGCAACAATCTCCTTCCTGAACTGTATCACATTCGTgcaactttttttcccctacctTGTATGTGAGCCTGGCCATTTCTTTCCCTGTTAAAGAATCTACGGCCCCGACCTCTTTATATAACGTCAACCCAACTAGAGCAGGAACCTGCCTCTATCTAAAAGTCTGGCCATGCAGCGCCGGCAATCCGTGAACAGCAGTTGACGGGCTGATCCAGAGCAAATCCCTCATGTACTCctcagggaagggaggaaggcaaACCCATTGCCAGCCCACGATGGTCATGATGGAAAGATGTGCACATCCAGGCTGGCCCTTCAGGCTGATGGGGCTGGCTGAGAACTGAGTGAATAAAGTGAAATGGAAGGTAAATGGATGCAATCCAATTATTACAAAGAGGGAACAGGCAAGGTTGCTTTAAAGAGACGAAAACTGAGCATTTCTATGCCCTCCACAATCATGGGGGTTGAAAATGTTAGTATTCCTGCTCATCTTTTCTCTTTGGTGTAGATCCGTCTTTTGAGGCATATGGTTTTTGTTGTGATTTTCTTCGTTTTTACCACCTGTGTTCCAGATGTCTGTCAACTTCATCATTTTGCTGCTTTGCTTGAAGATTTCAAAACAGACCTCAATTTTGAAACTCTTCTGTGGCATATTTCTCTCTTATTTGAAAAGATGTGTTTGATTTAGAAAATACGAAGACATTGCCCTACTTTCTTTGCATTGGGGCTAAATTGGAAGTAGGCAGCAAAATGGGTTACCTCCTGACTAGTGGAAGAGATGCTCACCACAGCCGTCTGCTGACTGCGGAGAAGCGGCAGCCGGGATGGTGCAGGTGAGGCCAAGTGCATGTCCCCAACCTTTGTGCTTCATTATGTCACAGACGCCAGGAATGACAAGAGGATAAGGAAATCTGTGGCCTCAGTTTAAAACAGAGTCCAGATAGAGTCCATACCCTATTGAGAAATCAATTCAGTACATGCGTGTGTTCTACATGTGCACAGGTGTATTCATGCCAACATAAATGCATCAAACGTCTCTGGCAAGACATACAGGAAGTTGGTTGCTGTAGAGGTGGGAATTTGGAAGCCATGGGCCAGGGGTAAGAGGGAGACCTAATTTCGCTGTAAacaatttcttcttaaaatttggAACTTGTGCTTGTATTtcccattaaaaattaaaacattggaTAATCATCATAACAAAAGAATATATTCTACGAGACTGGGCACACCTAAAAGTAGTCTTCTAAAGCAATTTATCCCTTTGCATGAGGAATAAAGTCCTAGCTGTCACCTCAGTTTGAAGGGAGATTAATGTGGCTTGAATATTTACTATGGTTTTACTGCAGAGATGTTTAAGTGCCAACGATGTGTTACCACGTAGGCAAATGGCTCTTGAATCCAGATAACCGTGCTATGGGAAAGACGGTGGGGATTTTGGTGTTTGTGTCATTTGGGCTTGGATTACACGTTCCTTCCCCTGTTGCTGGGAGGCCCATGTTCTTGGAAGTAACTGAACTAAGGCTGGAATAGTGGGGATTGAGAAAATGAATGACTTGGAAGAAGATACTGCAGTAGCAGTTTGTGGAGACCCTCTTTCTGCCCCCTGCTCAGACATCCAGGGCACGTGAGACATCCAGATGCACAGGACCCTTTGGTTGTGTCATCTTGGTTCACTCCTTGCTGCCACCACTAGACGGGCACTCATCTGTTTCCTGGGACACGGTTCTAGGCCTCTCTCCAATTCCTCCCAGGGTCTCCAGCAtgattccttctctctctttgcaGCCGGCGCAGAACAAATAGACCAATGAGAGGACAGAACGCAGATGGCATATCTCTCATATAAGTTACCTATTCAGGTTGCTTgcttacttattcatttaataaacatgtatGGATTCCTTTCCAACCCAGGCAGGGCAGGATGGCTCCCACAAAGAAGGGTGGTGAGAAGAAGGGCCGCTTCACCATCAACGAGGTGGTGACCAGAGAATACACCATCAACATTCACAGGTGCTTCCATGGAACAGGTTTCAAGGAGCGTGCCTCTCGGGCACTCAGGGAAATCCAGAAATTTGCAATGAAGGAGACGGGGACTCCAGATGTACACATTGATGCTAGGCTCGACAAAGCCATCTGGGCCAAAGGAATAAGGAATGTTCCATACCGTATCCATGGGCCGTTGTCCAGAAAGTATGATGACGATGAAGATTCACCAAACAAGCTCTAAACATTGGTTACCTATGTACCTGTCACCACTTTTCAAAAATCTACAGCTCGTTGATGTAGACGAGAACTAAATGTTGATTGGCCAAGAAAGTTATAGAACGGCCAAAACCaaacacaaacatacaaacaaaaatgtaTGGAAAACCTACCATAGGCTGAAAACTTGCTCTGGAGATGCAAGACCTCAAGAAGTTCACAATCTAGTGGGAaagatagacttttttttttttttagtatatgatTGCGATAGTCTGATGAGTGTTAATGTAACCTAAGGCCAAGGTAACATAGGAGCATTTACAAGGGCATCCAAACCAGACTAGGGGTGGTACCGATCACATAGGTGACCAAGTTGGGACTGGACGGGCGTGCCGGAGTCTGCCTGTGGGCCCCACGGGAGATGGGGACTGAGTGTGTTATTGCTGGTTGGTGACAGGAGAGTGGCTGCTGTGAGGGGTGTAGGGCATTTCACAATGAGATAGtaacataaaatgagaaatgaccaCAGCTCATCAGGAACCGCAAATTGCCCGCATGGCAGAAACATAAACTCTGAGACAGGGTAGGGAGTAtaaagggaagaggaggggctTTACATGTCTGGCTAAGGCATTTTTGAAAGGATCAAAGTGGGAGAATGACAAGACTTAACAAGATATGCGTTTTCAAAGATAATTGAAAGCGGTAGAGGGAAGGTATTGGGGTGGGAAATGTTGGAGGTGGGAGACCAGTTAAGTGGCTTCTGTGACGTTTCAGCCACGGGGGGGATGAGGTGGTGAAGGGGGGTGGCAGTTAcaggaaaagagaagaacaaaggtgAAACCAACAGCAGGGGCAACTCTGTGACCTTCCTTCCCTGACACAACGGGATTAGGATGTCATTGCAGGTCTACCCGAAAGGAGCTTAGAAGAAATGACCAGACAGTATCCAAGCACGTGGCAGATCAATGCCTAGGTAAGTAAGTAGCTCAAAGTTAACTAAGAAGAGGCAGGTAAGGGATAAAGCCAGCTGGGATGGAGAGTGTAGGGAGAAAGTGCAAGCAGATAGATACCATGGGAACCTGATTTAGTGGGACCCTTGCAGCTGGTGAGTGTTCCAGAAGCCCTAAAGGAACCAATACGGAACACATctatgggtgtggggaggggtctAGGGTCACTTACCTCCTGACTTGGGTCACTGGGTGGgtggagatacagcagtgaaaggTAGAAAGTTCAGGAAGAAAGACTTTTGGGAAGAAGATAATGAGTTGAGTTTTGAGCTTTTTGGATTTTAGATGCTTGATGGCCATCTGAGCCACATTCACTCTGGAAAGCATCTAGGTAATGCAAGAGATGTGATGGAAGCTAAGAGAAAAGagtctcaagaaagaagaaacaatgaaaatgtccattgcttcaatgaaataaaataggtgTCCATCTGGTTTGACAAAAGGAAAGTAACCAGTGATCTTAGTGAGAATGTTTTTGGTAGCGTGGTGTTAGAAAGTAGATTACCAGATCACCTCTGCTGAGGACctaagggagagaagagaaggttGTTGCAGTGGGAAGTCAATTTGATGCAAAGTTTACCTCCAATCAGGTGACCAACCGTCCCTGTTTGCCCGGGACTGAGTGGATTCCCAGGATGCTGGACTTTTAGTACTAAGACTGAGAAAGTCCTTGGGCAAGCAGAACAGATTGGTCACCCTGCCTTCAATCCCACTACCAGAAAGGCTGTCCAAGAGTTCATGAAATAGGCTCAGAAAAAATGAAGacgcttgggacttccctggtggcgcagtggttaagaatcggcctgccaatgcagaggacacgggtttgagccctggtctggtaagatcccacacgccgcggagcaagtaagcccatgcgccacaactactgagcccgcgtgccacaactactgaagcccccgcacctacagcctgtgctctgcaacaaagagaagccaccttaataagaagcccatgcaccacaacgaagagtagctccctctcgccacaaccagagaaagcccgcgtgcagcaatgaagacccaatgcaaccaaaaataaataaataaatttattaaaaacaaaaaaaattaagacgcttgagggaattccctggtggtccagtggttaagacttggcactttcactgctttgggcccgggttcaatccctggctgggggaactaagatcccacgagccgtgtggcgtggccaaaaaaaaaaaattaagatgcttGAATCACAAGGTTTACTGAATAAATTTAAAACGCACagcaagaaacaaagggaaagagaTGAAGGATGCTATCACCATGAGGAGAGGGTGCAAGTTGGGTGTATGAGCCacagctctctctctgtctgtccctgtctgtctctctcatctTCATTCCCTGCTGCCAGTATGGTCACAAGGTCCAGAGTTGAGGGTGAGCAAGGGGACTCAACAGACTGAAAGTATCTGGAGCCAACACATGCTTACTCCTTCCAAGAGATGGAGGGACAAATAGCTTGGACACAACTGAAACTCACCAATAAGTTGCTGAAAAGCTATGGACTTATCTTTGTATCTTGGGCAGAGGTTACATGTGGCATAAGGATGATACATGATCTGtgctttattaatgttttaggTTTAAGTGGTCCTTCTATCCCTTCCTATCTACAAGTAGTGCTCTGGTTTGTTCCATCCTTTTCGTCTATGTTTATCAAACATATgctctgtttatatttatatttaacagaTTTCTAACTTAGCACATTTGCTATCATTCCTCAATATGTTTCATGAGTTTCATCTGTTATTCTACTTGTTTGATTCCCTTGTTATTTACAGCACAGTTGAATATTCTCAAATAACGTGATAAAATCATGTTATAGAAGTGACAATAGCACCAGTAGACTTTTCATTCTCGAAACTTGGCTgttgtgaaaaaagaaagaaagagtatttACTAGAGGGATTTAGATAATCGtaagaaaaattgtttttaataaactGAAGTCACCAAGTCAGAACATAAGGTGTTTCAACCAGAGACCTGAGAAGTTAATGGACAAAGCATGATCCTTGGGAGAGTATAAAAGGATGGAATCCAGATCAGGTGGGAGATCTCATCCTCTTAGACTAGAGGGGAGAAGGAATAATAGTGGACAAGACAAGTGTGTTTCCAGTGGTGGACTGGGTTTACCATTCTGTCTtagttttctttgtgaagtaGCTTGGCCATTAAACAATTATTTCCAGGCACTggttgatttacaaatatttacttttatttaaggTGTGGTGGCCTTGTAATGTATCGATTTGGCTATGCTGAACTACTTTCCCTAGAATTTCATTTCATGTATAGTTTGGGTTATGGTGGGTCCCAAGGGAGATTCTTGTGAGATTTGGAAGGCAGACAGGAAAGGGCAGCCGTTCTGTAGCTCACACACGTTGCTGCCAATGTGCTGACTCACCTCATCAGCATGAAGCAGCAGCGGCACCGGCTCTACTTCCCCTGAACCAGGTGCCTATGTTCAGTTCCAGGAGGAAGGGCAATGTCAATCATCATGGGTTTCAGTGTGTCCTGGGTTGCAGCACATTCTTGATCTTCCTCAATTTACACCCATTTTCCCTTCGTAACTCCCCACCATCTAGACTCCAGGCTCCAGTATCAGTGAGAAGACTTACAGAGATTGTTTAACCAGTCCCAGCAAATGTGTAAGGCCAAACTCCTATAATATAATCTCCGGAGACCATGcttgagtttatgctaatgacaTGACTCAGGACAGGGGCTGTCCACGTCAGAAAGATCAGCCTTATGATTAGAGGGTTAGGATTTTGAGCCACATGATATCAACCCAACAGTTGACCTCCAGGGAGGGTGAGGAGGGCTGAAGACTGAGTTCAACCACATGGCCAGTGATTCAATCCATCATGCCTACAAAATGAAACCCCAATCAAAGCTTTGCACATGGAAGCTCTGCTGACTTTCCTGGTTGGTAATCCTGTATCAATGAGCCAGGAGGGTGATGCTTCCTAAGGACATGGAAGCTTTGCATTCAAGACCCTCCCGACATTGCCCTGTGTGTCTCCTCATTTGGCTGGTCTTGAGTTGTAACTTTTATCATAAAACTGTAATCATAAGTATAGTGCTTTCCTGAGCTCtgagtcattctagcaaattattgaatcTGAGGGGGTAGTGGAAACCCGTGAATTTGTAGCCAGTGGTCAGGAGCATGGGTGACCTGGGGACCCTGGACCTTAtggctggtgtctgaagtgagggGGTGTCTTGTGAAGGAATGTGCCCTTACACTGTGAAATTTAACCTAAATTCAGGTACTCAGTGTTAGGATTGCActgcaaagagaaaataatatagtAACCTCCCATGTGGGCATCACCTAGCTACAACAGTAATCAActcatggccaatcttgtttcatccgTAACCTCCACTGTGGGATTACTTTGAAGCAAATCCCTGTTGTGATAggatttcatccataaatattaaagtagatatctctaaaagataagccTCTTCTTTCTTGCTAATAACTACAAtaccattaatttattttaaaaaattcattcccTAATATCATTGCATACTAAtagtcagtgttcaaatttcccctatcatctcaaaaaatttttttatatctgGTTTGTTCAAATCCAAACAAGTCCCCACATTGCATCTTGTCAACAGACCTCTTAATCTCTTTTCATCTGTAGGTctccttatctctctctctcttttcttgcaatttatttataaaagataCTGAGTGTCTTTTCCAGTAGAGTTGTATTTTCCAACTTTAAAGTACACACAAATCACtaggggatttttttcttttgcttatataaatgcatttttaatttttaaaattcttaaattaatttttattggagtatagttgctttacactattgtgttagtttctgctgtacagcaaagtgaatcagttatacatatacatatatcccctcttttttggatttccttcccatttaggtcaccatagagcactgagtagagttccctgtgctacacagtaggttctcatttgttatctattttatgcatagtaccaatagtgtgtatatgtcaatcccaatctcccaattcatcccaccctccgcCTAGGGCatctaattttaaaagtagattctgctttagaaagaaaatttgggggcttccttggtggttcagtggttaagaatccgcctgccaatgcaagggacacaggttcgagccctggcctgggaagatcccacatgccgcagagcaatgtgtgccacaactactgaacctgcactctagagcccgcgagccacaactgctgagccagcgtgctacaactactgaagcctgtgcacctagagcccgtgctccgcaacgagagaagccaccacaatgagaagcccgtgcaccgcaatgaagagtagctcccactcgccacaactagagagagcctgcacaGCAACGacaacccaacgcagccaaaaataaaaacaaacaaataaataaatttattttaaaaaaaagaaaatttgttgtggggcccaagattctgcattttcaGCAAGCCCCCAGGTGAAGTGGATGCTGCTGGTCCATGAACCACACTCAGACTAGCAAACTCTGGAGCTCTCTACAGTCTGGATTTTGATGATTGCATCCCCATGATGTCATAACCATGTTTCTCTGTCCCCTCTCAACTGGTGGTCAGGCCATCTGGATGAAGGGGAAGTCCATTGTGTGTAAAGCAACCTGTTGTGTAACTTTTAATGCTCCTTCAAAAATGTATACTTAAGCAATCTGAAAGTTTTCCAGTAGTATTTTTCTTACCCTCCCAACCCTTTTCTATGTTCTCTCCCATTTAAAGTTTATGCCCAATGTATTCCAATGGCACTCAGTAAAAATACTTTTTAGGGAAAGGAGGGAATATATCCAGTGGTTGTAAAGTTGGAGGACATACCAACATGACATGGAAGACAGCCTAGATTAGGCGGAAGACAAGAAGAGAAGCAGCTGCAAGACTGACTTGGGTAGAAGTAAGGGCCCTTGGATAGGGGAATGAGGCTGGGTGAGGCTGGGTGATAAGAGTGGGGCAGAGGTTGTGAAGATCCATTGCACACAGCCATTCTCAAAAGCCAGTCCAAAATCCCAGAAGCACATGGGGGCTTGCTAAAAACAGTTTCCTGTTCTGACACatcaaatcagaatctctggagaaaGAGCCTTGGAATATGCTTGGCAGGCACCCTCTGGAGACTCTGATGTAGAGTGGTTCTAGAAACCACTGAACTATATCGGATGCCACACAttgctgtatgtgtgtgtgtgtgtgtgtgtgtgtgtgtgtgtgtgtgtgtataattttttttttttttttttgccatctttcTTGCCAGTGAATGCTCTGAAGTACTCATTGACCAACTGCTAGGTAGCCCTAGGATAAAATATCACCTAGTGCTTTCATTCTCGGTGGGCACGTGGTCGTCTGATTACATGATGTTTAATTTAATGGCTGAGACATTaaagcccagtggttaagagctCCGACGAATTTAAACTCTGAAAAGTGTGTTGTTTACACTCCAATACGTGGCACCATTCCCATATCAATTATGCTGGATTTTCAGATTAATTAGATGACCATAGAGTTGCCAGGCTCTGAAGGAATTGGACTTCagacaagaaaaatggaaataaattttgtaaattatttacaAGTTTTACTCTGTTTTCAGCCAGACCtcaccaaaaagagaaaaaaagtaaagacagAGGAACCTTCTAGCACAACGGCGAGAGTTTGCTGGGCTGTCATGGGCTTGACCTTCCTGTCTCATGGGCTTGGCTGTCTCACACAGCTCTAGCTGGCAGCAACCTGGCTTGGTTGTGAATATTATCCTTATATGGGCTGAGTCATCCGGAGGCAAACATGGACTTGCAAGGATGTGAGGGACCCTCCTTGTTAGAATGTTCACATTAGTTCCTCTTTCAGCTACACATGCCAACCACACATGCTGCTTCATCCTCTGCCAGTAagattccttttcctctttccttggcCTGGCCACTTGTCACTTCCTTCTGATCTTGcgtgtttcttttcctttgtcacATCTGGCCCTCACACCAGTTCAGCCTGCTTCTAATCCTGTGTTTATTGGCATTCCCAGGCATTTTCAGAAAACGTGTAGTGTTTCTGCTGCATTAGAACACTGAGGTTACAGGAGGAATTGAATTGaggatgttgatttttttcaagacAATTACTCTTCAGTTAGCGGGTCCCGTAACACCAGTGAATTTTAAAGCCGGAACAAGTTTTACAGATGCTCTGAAAAGTACTAACTGTTTTCCCCTTGAGCCCAGATGACATTTGGGCAGAAATGGAATGCCAACTTTTGTCAATATTCTAAGGCAATAACATGTAGGGGGTGACTCTGGTGTCATCTTCCCACCTCCTTACCCACTGGGAAGTCATAGAGCACATTCCACGGCCAAgttgaaatgttttctgaatgatTCACTCTATCCTCTCCCGTTGGGTCATATATCAAGGGTAAGAGGAAGGACTCAAATCAGACTCCTTAGGTTCGAATCTCAGAAATCACTACTGTACCATTTTCCACAAAAATGTAAACCTCTTTAAGCCtcatttttatcatctgtaaaatggggataatattagcACCCACTTTGTAAGGATGTTGTGAGCATTGATTATTATAATCCATGGTAAGCACTTAGCATAGCGTCATTATAAGTACTCAAGACACTTCAGTCACTAATATTTTTCCAAGGTTTGTTGATAAATATTCTGCCTCATACCACAATATTATCATGAATTATAAtgtcatttttggaaaaaatctGTTGTCAAGAATGTGATCACTGTGAGAAGAGAAGACTAAACACAGAATCAATGAATCAAATTAAACATTTCATGACTTTTGATATTATTTAGTCCAATACGTTCCTTGTTTATACATCTTCTAGCCTTTTAGGCACATAGACTGGCATCGTAGGTTGATCTTGCAATGACTGCCGTGTGCCAGAAAAAAGACTAAGTCATATTATCCTGATATGAGTTGCCACCTACGATCATCACAGGAGAATTTCAGAAAGTCGGCTAATTTTAATCTTCTACTTAAAAAGGAAGTGTCACAACAGCAAGCATTTGTTCGATTCAAACTCTGATTCTATATATCCCAAATCATTGAGTGaggaaaatgtcttttaaatttaaagtaataaaatacacGTGATAAAAGATTCACAGAGTAAATAAGGATgtaaaagcagaaggaaaagttTCCCTACCCCTGCCTCCTTTCCACTCCCAGAGGAAATTAAGACCGACAAttatttgtttatcttcccaaatgTTTTGTAATGCACATTCGGGTTTATATCCTGGAAGCTCTGTAGTTCAGTTTGGTCTCAGTGTTCTGACAAATTCTGCTATTTGGCTTCATCTTTGGCTGTGGAAGACTGAACAGTCAAATGCC includes these proteins:
- the LOC117203706 gene encoding 60S ribosomal protein L31-like, whose product is MAPTKKGGEKKGRFTINEVVTREYTINIHRCFHGTGFKERASRALREIQKFAMKETGTPDVHIDARLDKAIWAKGIRNVPYRIHGPLSRKYDDDEDSPNKL